Below is a window of Cytophaga hutchinsonii ATCC 33406 DNA.
GTGGAAACGTCCGGCACATGCGGGAGTGTCACCGGCAATATGGTAACCATCACCGTATCGACCCCCGAAGTAGTAACAGCCCAGATCAACGATCCGGGTCAGGTATGCGAGGGTTCAGTGCCGATGGTGTTTACGGCCACCACAACGGGATCCGGTACCTTAACGTATGCCTGGACACTTGACGGAGCACCGGTAGGCACCAACAGCAGTACATACAGCTATAACCCAACCACAGCATCCGATGCAGGCAAAAAAGTAAAAGTAGTTGTAACGACCTCAATCGGCTGTAATGCCGGTCCTGGTATCTCCAATGAAGTAGCCCTGAATATTGTTGTATCAAGCATGCCTTCGGTAAGCATCACGGGAGCGCCTGCGGTACAGTGTTCCGGTTTACCGGTCCGCTTTACGGTAAGCAATACCACAGCCGGTGGCAACAATCCGACCTACCAGTGGTTCATCGAATCACAGGCAGGTGTAGCCACCGCAGTAAGCGGGGCAACCAATACAAGCTTTACCAGCACAGGCTTAACTGCCGGGGATAAGGTGTATGTGGAACTTACTTCCAATCTTGGCTGCGCACTGGGTACCAACCCGCACGCTTCCAATAAGATCGCACCAGCGATCCTTGCTACACCGGCTCCGGTGATCAATGAGACACCGCTTCCGATCTGCAGCCCGGAAGGGTTTGAGTTCACCGCCACAGTAGGAAGTGCAACGCCTCCAAATACGCTGCAGTGGTATAAGGATGGCGTAGCGATAAGCGGAGCAACCACAAGCATCTACAAAGCCTTTGAAAGCGGACTTTATTCGATAGAGGAGAGCAATGCAGCATGCGGCACGATCTCCACGGAAGTACCGCTTACCGTAATCCAGACGCCGGTAGCCAATGCGGGTTCAGATATCACGGTAAAAGAAGGAGAGCAGGTAACGCTGAACGGCAGCGGGGGAGTAATCTACAGCTGGAGCCCGGATACGGGTCTGGATGATGCCAGTTCAGCCAATCCGAAGTTAACAGCCGATAAGACAATCATGTATATCTTAACGGTTCGTGACGCCACAGGCCAGTGCCATGATGATGATGAAGTAATGGTGTTTGTGGAGCGTCCGATCAAGGTACCCAATGTAATAACAGTAAACGGTGATGGAGTGAACGATACCTGGGAGATTGAGAACATCGAGAGCTTCCCCAATGCCGAGTTCCTGATCTACAACCGCTGGGGGAACCTGGTGTGGAAGAGCACAGGGTATCCCAAGGAGTGGGATGCGACCAACTTCCGCAACGGGGAAGTATTGCCCGACGGTACCTACTTCTACATCATCGACCTGCACAGTACCATCTATACAGAAGCATACACCGGGTATATACAGGTAGTGAAATAAAGAATAACAGAATAAATAAAAAACAATAGAATAATAATAATAACCGGTAAAAGGCATTAAGCAGAGAAATCAATCCTGCAGTCTGCAGTGCTGATAGTGCTGATATTCTTTTACCGGTTTTGATAGAGAGAGAAAAAACAATTAAAAGATCGCTTGAATGAAAAAGTCTTATTTGTTATTGTGTTTCATGTTTTGTTGTGCAGTTGGCGCGTTTGCTCAGCAGCGTCCGCAATACACGCAGTATATGGTTAACCCGTTTTTGTTAAACCCGGCCGTTTCGGGAACAGAAGACTATGCAGATCTGCGGGCAGGTTACCGCAAGCAGTGGGCAGGTTTTGAAGGATCACCGCGTACCATGTATGTGAGTGCGCATACCAATATCGGCAAGCATTTAGTTACCAATAACCGTTCAAGAAGCAAGAAAAACGGTTTCCATGGAATCGGCGGTATTATAACCAACGATGCGATCGGAGCCACCAATACGACCACGTTGAGTGCAGCATATTCCTACCATTTGAAAGTATCCAAAAAGGTATTTGTATCGCTGGGTGCTATGGGTGGATTTAACCAGTTTTCGCTGGATGCCAACAAGCTTCAGCCGGCCTCTCAAGGAGATAACCTGATCCAGAGCCAGTCGAAGATGGGTTTAGGGGATATCACAGTTGGTGGCTGGGTGTATTCAGATAAGTTTTACTTTGGAGCCTCTATGGCTCAGCTGGCACCGAGCTTAACGTTTACACGTACAGGGGAAGCGCTTAACTATCAGCTGGCGCACCATTATTTTGTGATGGCCGGCTATATGATCCCGCTGGGTTATGATTTTAAATTCATTCCATCGGTTTGTATCAAAGGGTTAACGCCTGCGCCTTTATCGTTTGATATCAATGCGAAGATCCGTTACAAGGATTTTTTATGGGCCGGAGTATCGTACAGAAACCGGGATGCGGTAGCGGGTATGGTTGGGATCATCATCAACAATACCTTTGATATCAGCTATTCCTATGACTATGTAACCAGCGACATTCATAAATATACAGGAGGCTCCCATGAGATTGTGGTAGGGTACCGCTTACGCTCTCAGGGCAGAATCATCTGCCCCTCTAACTTCTGGTAAGAATAATATACTCGCAAGAGAAAAAAGAGTGGTGCCTGGAATAGCACCACTCTTTTTTTTGTAGGTGCTAATAAATGTATAAGATGAAACTATTCAAAGATATTACGGCGGAAGAAATTAAGCAGGAATGCATACTTGTTGAGGATTTACTGCAGGCATCATTGAATAAAGCATCATTACTACCTGTAGCGCGCCTTGTTGCAATAATGACGCTGGAAAAAACATTACGTCATATTTTATATGCTGAGTACAAAACAATAACAAAAATAAAATTCTCTGTTTTAATTGATAAAGGCTGCCAGTGTGGATATATGAAAACAGACATTGCAGAAGAATTCAGAAAATTAAAAGAATATAGAAATGCGAGTGCGCATCACGGATTAATGTTATTAGACACGATTGAAACATATATGCCTGTAAATGAAATTATCCAGCATATACATGACCTGCTGGATAATTTTGCTTTAACAAAAGAAGGGTAATTTTTTATTAGTGTGCTTCAAGCCAATTTTCACCAATTCCCATTCCGACTTCCATAGGAACATCTAAGGCAATTGCTTCTTTCATAAAAATTTCTACCTGGGTTTTTAACAGGTCAATTTCGTCTTTGTGTGCATCGAACAGTAATTCATCATGCACCTGAAGAACCATTTTGGATTTCAGGTTTTCTTTTTTCATCCAGTCATGAATGCGGATCATGGCTACTTTGATCATATCAGCAGCACTTCCCTGAATCGGAGCATTGATTGCATTTCGTTCGGCAAACCCACGCATGGTCATGTTGCGGGAGTTAATGTCGCGCAAGAATCTTCTTCTGCCTAAAATCGTTTCAACATATTCAACTTCGCGTGCAGAGTTAACACAGGCATCCATATAAGCTTTAACAGCCGGAAATTCTGTAAAATAAGCGGTGATTATTTCTGCCGCTTCTTTCCGGGGTATCGATAAACGTTGTGATAAACCAAAAGCACTAATACCATAAATAATTCCGAAGTTGACCATCTTTGCTTTGCGTCGCATATCAGCAGTAACGTCTTCAATAGGAACTTTGAAAACTTTGCTTGCGGTTGTGCTATGAATGTCAACGCCTTTTCTAAAAGCGTTCAGCATACTTTCATCTTTGCTGAAAGCAGCCATAATACGCAATTCGATTTGAGAATAATCGGCCGACAAGATAACATGGTCGTTGTCGCGTGCAACAAATGCTCTTCTGATTTCTTTGCCTCTGTCTGTACGGATAGGAATATTTTGCAGGTTCGGATTGGTTGAGCTTAATCTGCCAGTGGCAGCAACAGCCTGGTTAAAGGATGTATGCACGCGTCCATCTTTTCCCAATAAAAGAGGAAGTGCATCTACATAGGTTGATTTAAGTTTTTGAAATTCTCTGTAATCTAAAATGTTTGCCAAAATAGGGTGGTCACTATCCAGTTTTGTAAGTACATCTTCACCTGTTGCATATTGACCTGTCTTCGTTTTCTTCGCGTTCGGGTCGAGCTTTAATTTATCAAAGAGTATTTCACCTAATTGTTTCGGAGAAGAAATATTAAACTGTACACCCGCATGTTCATAGATTTCTTTTTCAACGGCAGTAATCTCTGTCTGCAACAGCGATGAAAATTCGGACAATGCTTGCGTGTCAATTTTAACACCTTCCAATTCCATATCTGCAAGCACTTCGCTTAACGGCATTTCCACTTCATTGAACAATGGATTAAGATTTTGATCTTTAACAAGCGGGCTGAAAAATTTATAAAGCTGAAAAGTAATGTCTGCATCTTCTGCCGCATATTCTTTTATTGCTTCAATTTCAACATCACGCATGGTGCCTTGCTTTGCACCTTTTTTCCCGATAAGCTGCTCAATGGAAACGGGTGTATAATTTAAATAGACTTCAGCAAGTGTATCCATGCCGTGGCGCATTTCAGGCTCAAGCAAATAGTGCGCAAGCATTGTATCAAACAACGGACCAGCTATGGCAAAATTATATTTTTTCAAAACCAACAGGTCGTATTTCAAATTCTGGCCGACTTTTGTAATGGATGACTTTTCAAAAGCCGGCTGCAGAAGGTCAAGGATACGTTGTGTCTGAATCTGATCAGACGTAAATGGTATATAATACGCTTCTTTGGCACGGAAGGAAATAGCAAGCCCGACAAGTTCTGCTTCAAGTGCGTTAAGAGAGGTAGTTTCTGTATCAAAACAAAAAGACTCCTGCAGCAACAGAAGATTGGTTAAACGGACAATCTCAGCTTCGGTATCTACCACATAATAATCGTGAAGGACTGTATCAATTGTGTCTCTCACAATAGTTTCCTTTGACTCCCCCTTCTCGTCAAATTCTTCAGTAATAGTCTCGGCAGCCTCCATGCCAAAGAGCCCCATTTGTCCGGTTGATGAAACAGCAGCAGATTTTTTGGTCGCTTTTGTTTCCATTTTCTTTTCTGTTTCAGATGCAGAAGAGGAGTTGCCGAACAATCTTTTTTTAAGCGTCCTGAATTCAAGTTCATCAAACAATTGATCCAAGGCTTCAATATTATATTCTTTAACACGCAAAGCTTCTTCATCAAATTCAATCGGTACTTCGCAATGTATGGTAGCAAGCTCTTTAGACAGTAAACCTTGAGCAGCAAAGTTTATTACATTTTCTTTTTGCTTGCCTTTAAGCTGATCTGCATTTTTGATCAGATTTTCTACCGAGCCAAAATCTGCAATAAGTTTTTGCGCAGTCTTTTCACCAATGCCTGGAATGCCTGGAATATTATCAACGGTATCGCCTTGCAGACCAAGAATATCACGCACCTGATCTACTTCCTTGATATTAAACTTCGCCAATACTTTATTAATGTCATAAATTTCAACATCATTACCCATATATGCCGGACGGTATAAAAATACATGCTCATTTACCAGCTGCATGTAATCTTTATCCATGGTCATCATGTACACATCAAAACCAAGCGGGGGTGCGATTTTAGAAAATGTTCCTACAATATCATCCGCCTCATACCCGGGAACACCAAGTATTGGAATATTCATCCCTTCCAGCAGGCGATAAATGTAGGGAATGGCAACGCTTATATCTTCGGGCTGTTCCTGGCGGTTAGCTTTGTATTCTGTAAAATTATCATGTCTGAATGTGGGACCCTGTAAATCAAAAGCAACACCAATATGAGTAGGTTTTTCTTTAAGTAGAATTTCTAACAGACTATTTGTGAAGCCAAAAACCGCGCCGGTACTAATACCCGTAGACGTTACTCTTGGGTTTTTACTAAAAGCAAAGTGGGCACGGTATATTAGTGCCATGGCATCCAACAAAAACAATTTTTTCATGCGTACAATTTTTTGAATAGGCAGCGCCTAAATAGATTTTCAATTTAATCAATAAAAAGTATAGATAACAGTCTAAAAAAACATCCGCCGGAAAAACAAAAATTTTATAAAAGCCGATCTAATTATTGCTAATTTTAAAGAACAGGACTGTTAAATACGTATATGGCTTTGATTAAATCTGTTTTGGGTAAAACGCCTCAATTTGGCGAAAATTGTTGGCTGGCGGATAATGCAACAGTCGTTGGAAATGTTGAAATGGGAGAATTTTGCAGTGTTTGGTTTAATGCAGTCGTTCGTGGAGATGTAAACCGTATCAAGATTGGAAACAAAGTAAACATCCAGGATGGCGTTTGTATACATTGCACGTATGAAAAACATGCAACAATTATCGGAGACAACGTTTCTATTGGCCATAATGCGATTGTACACGGATGTATCGTGGAAGAAAATGTATTAATCGGTATGGGCGCAATTGTTATGGATGGCTGTTACATTGAAAAAAATTCGTTAATAGCTGCCGGAGCTATTTTATTGGAGGGTACACGTGTTGAAAGCGGCTCTTTGTATGCGGGTATACCTGCAAAAAAAGTTAAAGATCTGGCTCCAGAACAATTCAATACGCTTATTGATCGTATTGCAAATAATTATGTTACCTATGCAGGCTGGTTTAAAGAGGAAGAAGAAAAGTAATATAAATAAAGCAGCTGTCGATTATTTTTCAGTTTCAGTTGATTAGACTTAATAATTGTAGTATCATTAAAAATAAACGTATAATTCTATGAAATATATTTTAGCAATAACATTCGTACTAAGCAGCCTGATTCTGGTAAATGCCCAAAGTGCGCTGCCGATTGATCCGCTTACAAACAAAGTTACCTGGCAGGAAACAATTCCGCTGGATAGTGTTACACGCGATGAGATGTATGCCAGATGCAAACGCTGGCTGGCACATTATTACAAAGTTGAAACCCTGGCTATTGATAGTGAAGTAAATTATACTGTAGCAAATAACGCTAATTTCAGCATTAGCCTGACATACGATTTCAAGTATAAATCGGAAAATAACATTGCCTATACAATCACGCTCAATCAAAAAGAAGGGAAATACCGCGTTACCATTACAGATTTTAGATTTTACAAAATTGCTTCCGGGGCAAAAACGCAGCTGCCGCTGGAACAGGCATATGCAAAGATGACAAGCCAGAACAAAACAGAAACCACAACACAAGTAAAAACAGAAATAGATAAAGTACTGGCAGACTTAAAACTATTTATGGTGAAGGGTTATGTTAAGACCCAGGATGACTGGTAACATCGCTGCCTGTAAGGGCAAACTGCATTCGCCCTTATATAGATAATGAGCGAATGCAACTTGCCGCTACTCCAGTACAATTGGAAAATCGCTTCCTCTTGAAAAAGTGTATGGGAACTGAATCTTCCCGCTATACTTTGAATTTAGCTCCGGCACCTGATCATCCAGATACGATTTTAATTCATAAATAGTAATTTTACCATCTTTTGGTGCACCATCTGCTTTGCCGTTCAGGGCTTCCAGTAATACATAGGTGAACAAACCATGTTTTAATTCCAGGATTTCTTTTGCGTTTTGCTCGCTTCCTGCAGAAGCCATTACGTGAATACCTGCGCCTCTTGAAAGTTGTGCAAAGGCTTTTTCTTCATTTGCTCCGCGCATGGCTAACACCTCAACCGACCCTCCTGACTGGCAGGCATCCATAATAATAATCTGTTTCAATGCTTTTATATTTTTAAACCCTGCCTGTATTGTTTCAGCTGATAACGCATTGTTTGCAGTTGCCTGATACATACTTGTGCATTCAGTAGGAATAAAATAAAAATTCTGATCTACCATGCTGCCATGTCCGGCGTAATAAAAAATAAAAACGTCATTTAGAGCGATATGCGCTTCAAGACTTTTTAGTGTATCTAAAACGTTTTGTCTGGTGGCGGCAGCATCATACAACCCATGTACAATTACTTTCTGGTATAGATTAGCTCCGTTTCTTTTCACTGATTCTGCAAATGCTTCAGCATCTTCACGGGCGTAGTTTAATGTATATGCAGGATTTTTATAGGTATCAATTCCGATGGCAAATACATGACAAACGGCAGCACTGGGTGCTTTATCAGAAACAACCGAAACAAGCGATGCAGCGGATTCAATTTTGCCCTTACTCACCGCAATGCCGCTAAACTGATTTGTTCCGCGAACCAATGATACAGGAACGGAATAAATATATGAATTGCCTTTTCCTTCTACGACCTTTTTAGGGTCTAATGCTACAGCCATATTTTTGCCATTATGCGCCAAACGAATTTCGCTCAGGCCACCGCCTTCATCCATCACTTTAATATTTAAGGTTGCCTGCAAACCATCTGCATTGGGTATGCATGCGAGCTTAATCAGTGGTGGAGGTGAGAGTTGCAAACTGTTTTCTACATTTTGCATACCGGTAGGTGAAGAACCTCTGTTAAGAAAAATCTGCTGAATAAGATCTGGTCTGTAGTATTCGAAAAACTGATCCGGAGCGTACACATCCATTCCTTTCACAAAATGAATATCTGCACGCGCCTGTTCTGTTGCACTGAAGTAACCTTGGGGCGTTCGGGCCATCCACTCTCTTGAACTGATGTGAACATGCTCATAAAATTCCAGTCCCGACTCTAAATTCCAGAATTTAACAACACCATCTGTGCTGTATGAAACAAGCATCTTTCCATCTTTGCTTAAAGACAAAGAAGTAATCTCAGACTGATGACCGTTTAAGGTCTTTAATACTTGGCCGGATTGTATATCCCAGATGCGGATGATACGGTCATCCCCTCCGGTAATAATTTTTTTACTGTCTGTGGAATAAATTGCGCTGTGCAACATACCCCTGGCTCCCTTAAATTTTTGCAGCATCATGCCTGTAGTTACATCCCAGATGCGCGCGGTTCCATCCCATGAGGCAGTGAGTGCCTTATTCGGATCTGCTCCGAACGCAATAGATGAAACAACATCGGTGTGACCTATAAACGAAAGCACAACTTTTTTAGAATCCGGTTCACGCAATTCCAGTGATTTATCTAATCTGCCGCAAAGCAGGTACAGTCCGTTGGGAGTAAAGGAAATGCTATAGCAGGAATTTTCTTTCAGATACATATCTGAGCTTACTTCTCCCGTCTGAACATCATACACTTCAATGCTTGCATCCCACGAACCGGTTGCTACATATTTTCCATCTCTGCTCAACGACACATCAAAAATAGGTTCGGTATGTGGTTTAATGCGATTGATCAGCGCGCCTGTTTTTGTGTTCCAAAGAAATACTTCACCCGCACCGTCTGCTGTGGCTAATATGCTGCCATCAGCCGATTGATCCATGCTGATCACCGCTTTAGTATGTCCTTCGTATAATTTATTCGGAGCCCCGGT
It encodes the following:
- a CDS encoding PorP/SprF family type IX secretion system membrane protein codes for the protein MKKSYLLLCFMFCCAVGAFAQQRPQYTQYMVNPFLLNPAVSGTEDYADLRAGYRKQWAGFEGSPRTMYVSAHTNIGKHLVTNNRSRSKKNGFHGIGGIITNDAIGATNTTTLSAAYSYHLKVSKKVFVSLGAMGGFNQFSLDANKLQPASQGDNLIQSQSKMGLGDITVGGWVYSDKFYFGASMAQLAPSLTFTRTGEALNYQLAHHYFVMAGYMIPLGYDFKFIPSVCIKGLTPAPLSFDINAKIRYKDFLWAGVSYRNRDAVAGMVGIIINNTFDISYSYDYVTSDIHKYTGGSHEIVVGYRLRSQGRIICPSNFW
- the polA gene encoding DNA polymerase I → MKKLFLLDAMALIYRAHFAFSKNPRVTSTGISTGAVFGFTNSLLEILLKEKPTHIGVAFDLQGPTFRHDNFTEYKANRQEQPEDISVAIPYIYRLLEGMNIPILGVPGYEADDIVGTFSKIAPPLGFDVYMMTMDKDYMQLVNEHVFLYRPAYMGNDVEIYDINKVLAKFNIKEVDQVRDILGLQGDTVDNIPGIPGIGEKTAQKLIADFGSVENLIKNADQLKGKQKENVINFAAQGLLSKELATIHCEVPIEFDEEALRVKEYNIEALDQLFDELEFRTLKKRLFGNSSSASETEKKMETKATKKSAAVSSTGQMGLFGMEAAETITEEFDEKGESKETIVRDTIDTVLHDYYVVDTEAEIVRLTNLLLLQESFCFDTETTSLNALEAELVGLAISFRAKEAYYIPFTSDQIQTQRILDLLQPAFEKSSITKVGQNLKYDLLVLKKYNFAIAGPLFDTMLAHYLLEPEMRHGMDTLAEVYLNYTPVSIEQLIGKKGAKQGTMRDVEIEAIKEYAAEDADITFQLYKFFSPLVKDQNLNPLFNEVEMPLSEVLADMELEGVKIDTQALSEFSSLLQTEITAVEKEIYEHAGVQFNISSPKQLGEILFDKLKLDPNAKKTKTGQYATGEDVLTKLDSDHPILANILDYREFQKLKSTYVDALPLLLGKDGRVHTSFNQAVAATGRLSSTNPNLQNIPIRTDRGKEIRRAFVARDNDHVILSADYSQIELRIMAAFSKDESMLNAFRKGVDIHSTTASKVFKVPIEDVTADMRRKAKMVNFGIIYGISAFGLSQRLSIPRKEAAEIITAYFTEFPAVKAYMDACVNSAREVEYVETILGRRRFLRDINSRNMTMRGFAERNAINAPIQGSAADMIKVAMIRIHDWMKKENLKSKMVLQVHDELLFDAHKDEIDLLKTQVEIFMKEAIALDVPMEVGMGIGENWLEAH
- a CDS encoding gamma carbonic anhydrase family protein, with product MALIKSVLGKTPQFGENCWLADNATVVGNVEMGEFCSVWFNAVVRGDVNRIKIGNKVNIQDGVCIHCTYEKHATIIGDNVSIGHNAIVHGCIVEENVLIGMGAIVMDGCYIEKNSLIAAGAILLEGTRVESGSLYAGIPAKKVKDLAPEQFNTLIDRIANNYVTYAGWFKEEEEK
- a CDS encoding DUF4468 domain-containing protein gives rise to the protein MKYILAITFVLSSLILVNAQSALPIDPLTNKVTWQETIPLDSVTRDEMYARCKRWLAHYYKVETLAIDSEVNYTVANNANFSISLTYDFKYKSENNIAYTITLNQKEGKYRVTITDFRFYKIASGAKTQLPLEQAYAKMTSQNKTETTTQVKTEIDKVLADLKLFMVKGYVKTQDDW
- a CDS encoding caspase family protein; this encodes MKQRTFVLLFFILTLSSYAQTLKLETVIQKGHSASVKAVAVSPDGKILATGSRDKSVKLWDQQSGMEIRSLIGHDHTVNGLAFSPDGKLLATSSADGTARVWDILTGKEIFTSPKNSKYITDVAFNPDGKSFAYAGYPDSASIYAIPSGKLIKRLEVNADQGSGYGISLKYSNDGKWLAIGEDNKTANVYRTSDWHLAYTFKPAEGWCGGCGTYVEFSRDNKSLFKIAHNDKLSQYDLQTGSLIKTFGEPVDYLRGITLTKDGQHVIAASDSMLYNYTITSKTVVAYKLYLSETVNDIALSLDEKEILVASDNMTAWALEAASGKVIRTYQGALQEQDKGGLNYNADNYWEYNIARYLRLKNELLLTKDDNNFITGKTGVNAIQWNISTGAPNKLYEGHTKAVISMDQSADGSILATADGAGEVFLWNTKTGALINRIKPHTEPIFDVSLSRDGKYVATGSWDASIEVYDVQTGEVSSDMYLKENSCYSISFTPNGLYLLCGRLDKSLELREPDSKKVVLSFIGHTDVVSSIAFGADPNKALTASWDGTARIWDVTTGMMLQKFKGARGMLHSAIYSTDSKKIITGGDDRIIRIWDIQSGQVLKTLNGHQSEITSLSLSKDGKMLVSYSTDGVVKFWNLESGLEFYEHVHISSREWMARTPQGYFSATEQARADIHFVKGMDVYAPDQFFEYYRPDLIQQIFLNRGSSPTGMQNVENSLQLSPPPLIKLACIPNADGLQATLNIKVMDEGGGLSEIRLAHNGKNMAVALDPKKVVEGKGNSYIYSVPVSLVRGTNQFSGIAVSKGKIESAASLVSVVSDKAPSAAVCHVFAIGIDTYKNPAYTLNYAREDAEAFAESVKRNGANLYQKVIVHGLYDAAATRQNVLDTLKSLEAHIALNDVFIFYYAGHGSMVDQNFYFIPTECTSMYQATANNALSAETIQAGFKNIKALKQIIIMDACQSGGSVEVLAMRGANEEKAFAQLSRGAGIHVMASAGSEQNAKEILELKHGLFTYVLLEALNGKADGAPKDGKITIYELKSYLDDQVPELNSKYSGKIQFPYTFSRGSDFPIVLE